From the Deltaproteobacteria bacterium genome, the window GCGGAAGCCATTGAAAGCCGGCTGAAAACGGTGGGGTTTGACAGGATAGAGATATCGGATGAGGGATATGTCAAGAAACAGCATGCGGACACCACCCTGGATTTTGCCTCCATTGCCAAGGGGTATGGCGTTGACCGGGTGTCCGGGCTGCTGAAATCCGAAGGCATTGCCGATTTCATCGTGGAAATCGGTGGTGAAGTGGTTGCGTCCGGCCGCAGAAAAGACGGCCGCCCCTGGCACGTGGGTGTGAACATGCCGGACAAGGACGCGTCGCGCAGTGCCCTTTACGGCGTGGTCGACCTTTCAGATCGTGCCATGGCCACCAGCGGTGATTATCGCAATTTCTTCGAGAAGGACGGCGTCATGTACAGCCACATCATCGACCCCCGCACCGGTTATCCGGTTCGAAACGGGGTGGTCAGCGCCACAGTCATCACCAGGGACTGCATGCTGGCAGACGGCCTGGCAACAGCGGTGATGGTCATGGGACATGAAAAGGGCCTGGCCCTGCTGGAACGGATGCCGGGGGTCGAGGGAA encodes:
- a CDS encoding FAD:protein FMN transferase, translated to MILQGCSAKKEVVFSGRTMGTTYHIKAVAGYFIWTADLKTKIDACLVDINQSMSTYIQDSEISRFNRFEKIDAPFFVSDGFLDVIRTAEKLYKITGGAWDGTVKPLVDLWGFGKPGRQGGLPDAEAIESRLKTVGFDRIEISDEGYVKKQHADTTLDFASIAKGYGVDRVSGLLKSEGIADFIVEIGGEVVASGRRKDGRPWHVGVNMPDKDASRSALYGVVDLSDRAMATSGDYRNFFEKDGVMYSHIIDPRTGYPVRNGVVSATVITRDCMLADGLATAVMVMGHEKGLALLERMPGVEGMVIVREADNRLVDYPTPGFVTLMR